The Rhinolophus sinicus isolate RSC01 linkage group LG13, ASM3656204v1, whole genome shotgun sequence sequence CTGAGCTTTGGACCAAGGAGGGCGAGAGCAGCTTTCTGTTCTCCAGGATTAGGGGCTGGCTTTCTGGAGCCAGCAGAGAAACTGAGCAGGCTTCCAGCATGGCCATGATAGGAGAGGATGAAGCAGGATAATTTTCCCTCCCTGCCACTGGGAGATAGCAGAGTGAGACCAGGAAGAAAGTGGAGAAAGGAGCATCAGGTTGCAACTTGGCTCTGGAGGCTGCAAGATGAGGCCCTGCTTCCTGTAGCATTCCTGGAAAGTTTGTCACTGGCCCTGAGTGCCATGCATTCCCTGGCTTCCTGAATTCAAAGCCTGGTGGTGACATGGAGGCTCTGATCACCAGACCATCGGATACCAGCAGCAATGCCTGTAAAATGGCAGAAGACTCCATAGATGCCAGGCCAGACTGTGGATGGATGAGATGTGCAAGAATGGGGCTGAGGAAAATAGGAGTCTTAACCTTCCAATTCTTAGTGACTATCTGGAGAATGGAATGGGGTACATGTGAGGATCAGCTCAATTAAAATGTTCCAGGAGTCTGGATCCCATCAAAGGTACTCAGAAGTGCCAGGTATTAgtatcatcctcatcatcatcatcctcctCATCATCAATGTTCTCTCTCCTTGGACAAAACGCTAGTGTTTCTTAATCCTGTTATATTCACCTCTGCACCTTCCACACCTACTACAGGAGTTGGctcaattcaataaatgttaattgttgtttttttaagatagccactatcttttttttctctatttttttaaacatttttttttttaactttccaattacagttgatatacaatattatattaggttcaggtgtataacttagtgattagacatttgtataacttacaaggtgatcatcccggtaaatctagtacccatctgacatcatacatagttattaccatattattgactatattccttatgctatactttacatctccatgactattttgtaactaccaatttgtgcttcttaatcctttcccctttttcacccataaCCCCAAaactcctgtctggcaaccaccaaaatgttctctatatctctgattttgtttctgttttgtttgcttattttgttctttagattccacatatatgtgaaatcatatggcatttgactttcactgtctgacttactccactcagcataacaccctctaggttcatccatgttgttgtaggtggaaagatttcattcttttttatggctgagtgatattccgtTGTTTGAGTATCTGTGTACCAcctgtatttttttatccattcatccactgatgggcaCCCAAGTTgcctccatttcttggctattgtaaataatgctgcaatgaacatatggctgTACACATCCACTTGAAacagtgttttgagtttctttggataaatacccagaagtgggattactaggtccttctttgtctcttgttatagactttgttttaaagcctattttaaatggtataagtattgctattccaggtttctgtttgtttgctttttgtttccattttcaggaaatacctttttctatccctttgctttcagtctgtgtgttttttatttgaagtgaatttcttgtaggcagcatatataagggtcttgttttcttatctattcagccatcctatgtcttctgatttggagaatttaatccatttacatttaaagtgattgtcgatagatatgtagttataccattttactattcatattttaatttttttttccttcttcttaaagaagtccctttaagattccttgtaatactggtttggtggtgatgaattccattagctttttcttgtgtgggatgctctttatctgtccttcagttctaaatgagagctttgctgggtagagtaatcttagtcgtaggtcctgcttttcatcactttgaatatttcctgccaatcaccctggcttgcaaagtttctattgagaaatcagccgacagtcttatgggagctcccttgtaggtaactaattgcttttctcttgctgattttaagaatctctttgtctttaacctttggcattttaattatgatatgtcttggtgttggcctctttgatttcatcttgtttgggactctctgcactgcctgggcttgcatgtctatttccttcactaggttagggaaattttccatcattattatttcaaataggttttcaattccttgctctctcttctcctcctggtactcctctgatgtaaatgttggtatgcttgatgttgtcccagaggcctcttaaactattctcattatttttttgattatttttctttctgctattctgattgggtgttttctgctaccttatcttccaaattactgacttgatcctgtgcttcatctaatctactgttgattccctctaatgtattctttattaagtgattgtattcttcatttctgactggttcttttttatgttttctatctccattttgatgttttctatctctgttgaagttctcattgatatcattgagcatctttataactgatgttttaaactctgtatacctagtagattgcttgtctccattttgtttcattctttttctggagttttgttctgttcttttatttgggacatgtttcgttgtctccacattttggctattttcctgtgtttgtttgtatgtattaggtagggctgctatgtctccctgtcttagtagagtggcctatgTAGTAgctgtcctgtgggacccagtggcacagtctctctggtcacctgagctgggtgctgcaggtgtgtcccttgtgtgtgttgtgtgtgccctcctgttgtagttgagccttggttgctgtttttaCATTactgggagggattgacccttgagctgattggttgtgagaactggccatgactacagtggaggagctgtggtgcagaggctgaccttacagagcaggattcactttagcaggtctctggtaCCTGCCTAGTGTGCCCTTTGGGTATATTGTCCATAGAGGCAGCCAGGTGGTGCTCCAGCTTGGTCCAAAGTTGGACACTGGGTGTGCTCACCCTAGGGCCTCCTGGAAGGGACCCCactacaggccaagttcagctgcagcctgtgctctgcctggggccacctggaatgagtcacacagcaatccacagatggccaccacccatgctggacttggaggtgcctgggagaggctaagttatgaaccaaggccagctgctgctactgccaggcttggggctacttagcaagaggtatgcaGCACACCatagccagatgctacttgtttggggtttgtgaaattttgagagattttagaaaagtccacagcatgagccaatacaggtcatttgtatggaaaaaccactggaagtggcttaaATGGGCCCACAAGTtaggagggtggggggcagagtcttagggaatcaccagggcagggtgaacagtattagccaggttgatggagactcagacatgctggctgcctgtgtctgcatgctgggaggggggatagctcaacaaaggaacaatggcctctgtcagcacttctctctgggaggAAGCTGCCCCTTCAGGCttgccctgaagctagacaattcagtacTTCCCCATATGTCCTGGGTGCCTTTTGAACTGCTgttccagcactggagctcagagtaagtgagttCATCAGCAAGTATGTTtatgtgtggtccctttaagaggagcacctcgAAGTGCAGCTGCTCTTTATCTCACTCAcctacaatctccactggttttcacagccagaagttgtggggacttttcttcttgacactggaaccctgagctggggagcctggtgtggttctggggtccctcgctcctcaggGGTATCTCTGCAACTGAGATAcacctcctgatttttaactgccacgtatggctgtgggaccagcctgttcaatgtctccacccctcctgtccatctccacatggcttcttctgaTATCTTTAagtatagaacttctgttcagctagacttcagaagattctcagtgatggttgttctgtagtttagttgtaattttgatgtggctgtGAGATGATGCAAGCACAGCGTTTGCCTATTCCCCAACCTTGACtggaaataaatgttaatttttttaaaacactcaaTTAAAAGGCATCTCAGTAAAACCCTGAAAATTTGAGGATACTTATAAAGTAAAATGAGATCATTCTAAGTAATTATACTGCTTTTTTAAGATGATTAAGACAGCAGtttaaaatgaccatgaaatcCTGGCCTTTTCTCTTTTCAACAACTGGATAATgactcaaaataaaaaatcccaaACTCCAATGCTTGGTACATTTTATGACTAGGATTCagctttcatttaatttcttttttaaaaaatatgttcctTTGGTCAAGATAAAGATTGCTTTGTTTTATGAAACTGAAAGTAAACAGACACCTGTGGGTTTTCCTGGTGGTGGCCCAGAACTCAAGGTGTGGACACTGGTTGTCATTTATTCCAGGCTGGAGAGCCCCCAAACTACCCCCAAGAGATGGGCATTTAATGTGACCTTAAATCTCTAGGCTTTACTGTTTGGTGGCTTCCCCAATTTGTGTTCACATGATCTTGGATGTCCCTCTCTCCATGTGGTCCTTGCTCCTCTTCAATAAGCCtgtgattaaaatggtaaaaaaaaaaaaagaaatgaaacattgtGGGGATGAGTAGTTAGAATACTAAAAATGCTGTAGACTAGGAGTCATGGAATCTTTATTTTACATGAGTTTTTCATTCACAGAGACTCTTCAAAAAGTAAAGATGGGCAAGGCTTTGCATTTTATAACTTCTGCTCTTCCCACCAGGCTATGTATTGcaggacaaaaaaagaaagaaagaaagaaagagtttgCACTATTCTAATGCTCTCACATTGAATGCAGTTAATTCAATTTGCAGGATAGGTCAAGGCATACTATGTACCTTCAgaagatgcagaaactgaggcctgggttCCGCAGGTTCTCAGTTCAGGTTAAGTGAGTTGCCTGAGATCATAGTTGGTTTGCAAAAGCAAATCAATGAATGCTAAGATGCCCTTCATCTGCCAGTTATATGTAGTGGGTCTAAATCAAGGAAGATTTTGTCCccaaggggacatttggcaatatctggagattTTTCATAAGGATCACCATTTGGGGGCAGGGAAGtgtactactggcatctagtgggtagaagccaaggatgctgctaaacttcCTACTATGCACAAGATGACCACTCCGCCAACACATAATTAGCCAACAGTGCCAAgggttaaaaaatatttgctagaaCAATTGAGAAAGTGGTAGGGTGgggagcgtgtgtgtgtgtgtgtgtgtgtgtgtgtgtgtgtgttaaagaaagaaataatagatcCAAGGCCTAAAGGAAGCATGAGTTATGCTAGGCTCTTGTTACTCAAAATGTTATCCCTGGATGAGCATCAGCCAGGAgtgtgttagaaatgcaggctctcaggcctcaccccagatTTACTAAGTCAGAACCTGCCTTTTTACAAGATGCCAGGTAACTCATGTGCTCATTAAAGTTGAGAAAGACAGCCTCTGGTTTATCTTAGACTGGACAGCCCCTTATCCCACCCTGAGGGATGGATATTTAAATTGGCCTTACATCTATCTCACCAAGGGGCTATCCCCAAATCCTCATTGCCCTTTCAGGGTTTCTGGAATTGCCAGTCTACCACAACTACCTGACCTGTGCCCCCTCCTTTGATTTTCAAGTGAGTCCTCATGTTGGGGGAGGAAATGCATATCTGAGCCAATTTATTATaacttttcccattttcctctctGCCTCATCCCCTCCCCACAGGCCTACATCCTGTTGGGACAATTCCTCCTGATGCACAAGAATGAAGCTGAGTTTCAGAAGTGGCTCATTTGTTGTTGTGGCGCCACGGAGTGTGAGGCCCAGGAGAGTTCTAACTGCCTGAAGGAGTGGTGCTCCTGCTTCCTATAAACACATCTTCTTGCTCTGCCTCCTGGGTAAATGACACGTTCTGTACCAAGACCCAGGCTTGAAGtcgttattttttattttaacttgaatgatacatgcttattataaaaagtagttcaaaaatataaaaaaggataaacacaagaaaaaatgatCCCAAagttcaccacccagaaacaGTGATCATTCCCCTTACATGAATATCATGCCAAACATctcattataaattttataaaagaatggacaattttatttaaaaatgggaattaaattttaagtcagtgtattatttatctattgctacatagcAAAGGAACCCCAAATGTAGCAGCTTCAACAATAATTTTATCTTACTTAGTTTCTGAGGTTCAAGAATTAGCTGACAAAAGTTGATTTCTCTCTCATGCCTACATATGCAGTATATGTCATCAGTGAGTACTGTTCATTGTACTCACTCTGAGGCTTAAGTTGATGGAAATTCCCTCTTAATGTGCTTTTCCATGAGTACCACACAGTAGGAAGGAATTGTGGTGAATTACACACTGTCTTTCAAAGCCTCTGCTCAGAGTGATACCCTGCacttatgttttcaaatttcattggccagagcaagtcacatAGTCATACCTAACTCCAAAGGGGCTAGGATTTTTCTGAAGTCAGAAAAAGTGGAAATATTTGGTGACAGCACTAATCAATTAAGTTTACCAActaagttcattatttttttccttaaatgcctCACAACTGTTATATTTCCTAAATTCATAATATGACTGGGATATTTCTATTGGGGTCTGCATAACTCTTTCTAGCTTTGCCTCTTTAGCTCTCCCCAAAAAGAGGCCAAAGAGAAGAATTCCAGGTAGCCAACTTGTTGGTCCAAATATTTGAATAGCTCCATTTCCTAAGAGCTCAGGTTCTGACCATCCAGAGCCTTTCCCCTGCTCCCTCCTGCACAGATTAATTCAGTGCATTCATTCTCCACTGAAATAGTTATGATGTTTAGAAGTCACTCATTTTCTAAGACAGGAGCTGGCTGGCTCTACAAAAAGGAGAGCGGGAAATAGCTTTGTCCCTTACTCTATTTCTACACACCTGTTTCCAAAAATCTTCACCCATAGACACTAGGAATGTTTCACTTCAGCTGTTTATTCCTTAGTATCAAATTTTGTCCTCCTCATAGGTAAAATTAttgactttaatttttcatttctccttgtaTTCCCCACCTTTGTCATGGGATTTTGCAGTCCCTGCCACTAGAGGCAGAGTAACTCTCAGCCCCTTGATGTAGACTTGGCCAGTGGTACAAACCTGAAATGACAACGTGCCAGCCTGAGCCTCACAGCACATTTCCCCTTGCTCTCGTGTGCCTCTGCCAACACCAAGAGAAGAACTACCCCTTGAATAACTGCTGTCCCTGAAGCCTGGGCCCCAGAATGGGCCCAGGTGGAGTTGACCTTACCCCCACCTGCAGTGAGGACCCCAGGTTAGCCAGACCTACAGATTGATACAAAGCTGCTCTACTGAGCCCAGCCAGGATCAGCCAACCCTCAGCCTACTCAGATATGTGAGTGAGAATAAAGGATTGCTGTTCAAAGCCACTAATGTTTGGGACAGTTCTCTATGCAGCAATATCTAACTGATACATTTCTTCTAGTCTAAAATGTCCTTACCCTGCCACCAGGTATCACATCAAAGTCCAACAAAACCTGGCCTGATGGAGTAGCAGGCCAGGGTGGGAGAGAGACATTGTCTCTGGAGCCAGCCAGCATGGGTGTGAATTCCAGCTCGGCCAATGTCGAGTATCCTAGGtgagctacttaacctctctgagcctcagtttcctcatctgtaaagtgagggcaGGAAGGTAATTACTTTGCCCTGCAGGGTGAATCaactgaaattatatatattatgtatgtggTACACAGCAGGAACACTATCTTTGTTCTCAAGCTCTCCTCAAACCTGGCCTCCTGCATGTTTGGACATCATGTGGCACTCAGGAGAGAATTCACAGCTATAAGTTAGAAGGGAGCCCAGCTATCAGCTTATCCAATCTAGTCCAATTCTGTTCCCACATATAAGTATTGGACACTGTACAACTGGTAGGGACTGCAGATTCTTTAATGGGTGGGTAGCAAAGGACAACTGatgaaaataagattatttcaGATTTTGACTGGGATCTTGTAGGGTCACATTAGCCCACAGAGCCTCAAAAGCATTCTCAAGGACACTCGGGAAGAGCAGGCTTGCATGTGTATCCTTAGTCCCATCAAAGGCCCACTTTCTATTCGGCAGGACAGTTGTTTCAATGATTTTGGAAAGGGTTGATGCCTGATAATATTAACAAATTGTCATGGATTTGACCAGCATCTTAAACAGCAGCTGAACCATCTGCAAGGAAAAGGGCCCACACATTGACTGACTGTTGGCTCGATATCTGTAGTCTGGAAATATCTATGAATCAATAAATGTCTTCGATTAGTATTTATGGAGTGTCTAAAGTTCTAAGCATGTTTAGGTTctctggaaaaagcaaaagaaataaggaTGAGTTTCTCTAGTGTTGAGGAGCTTACAACTTAATAAGAGGCATTTGGGAAAAGGAAGGGCAAAATAGCCAAAGTGTTAGGAGGTATATCTTAGTTTGAGCCACCCGGAAGCAGAACCTGAGACGTGGTCTGATGCAAAGTGTGTATACAGGAGTGCTCCCAGGAAATGCCCATAAGGGAGGGAGGAGTGTGAcagggagggaaagaagccaatTAAAGCTGTGCCATCACTACTGGAGCTCAGCCCTACCTCCTACACTGTGGGAGTCAGTGTAGACAGACATTTAGTTACTCCATCCTAGGATATCTAAACACCACTCTTACcagtcatttattgagtgccGCTCCCACAGGAGGTTACTCCCTCAGCCATTGAGCCTGCCACGTGGGGAAATCAAGCCTCACTGAGAAAGCAGTCAGGCAAAGAAATGCAGGCACTGGCAGCTGGAAGTCAGGCTAGCCACATGCACTGAAGTGGTAAGGGATGAGCAGGGAACCCACAGCTTCTGCCACAAAGTGGGTTTTGGAATAGGACAGGCTTGGCTTTGAAAACAGAATCCACCCCTTACCACCACTTCTAAGACCTTTAGAAAGTCATCCTCTTGGCCCAgctgcccatctgtaaaatgatgatgataatagtatctactcAAGCGTTAGGAAGATTAAAATTCCTGGCACCTGCTAAGAGCTTCATGCATGGATAGCTCTAAAACCCTTGGTATTAAAATGTGCAGCACTGATTGTGTATTGCTATTTAAAGAAAGGAGAGGTGGGCATGGGTGAGAGTGGTCAGGGAACACTCCTAGGAAGAGGTGATATTTCAGCTTGGTGTTAAATGGGGAGGTCAAGGTTGAATAAGCCAAggatggagaagaggaaggggaagaagaagggggccaggggagagggagagaaggaccTGTGAGGTGAAAGACAAACCCAGTTGGTCCAGAGAGAGTGAGTTGTGAGAACCTGTAGGAACAGGTAAAGGGTGGGACTGGAGTCTGTAGGGTAAAGTCTTCCTCCCATTTCCCCCAGACGGAAGCTGAGTATGAGCTGGTAGCTGGCCCCATTTGAGAAGCCAGCCACTGCAGGGTCTCTGTCCTGAGGAATGTTAGCAGTCTCTAGCAGTCAGTGGGGACCGGgaccctgtgggggcagagccccagaaagtagtttccaggctctcggcctcacatagacaggcgctggctcaggtagtaaatggccatcaactgtgattgcatggccatcagctgtggctagttggccgtcagctgtaaccagtgagccattggccactaatataactgctgtggctacgctagcagagaagaggaggaagaatgggggctagcaagaagatggcggctggctggcaagcgtggatggcggtttgcggacagtgtggatccagcctccagtgagagtatagtgctgccagagagaatatagtggtatgactcccctacctatggctccgtgggtgttcctttttggcctcaccatgtcctgcgttcctgtgtggggagcgggaccagagaccccacagggtCCCCTGCATAACAGACCCCATCTGTGCTGATAACCTAGAATAGGGCAGCCTTGCCCCCCACACCTGAGAAAGACCCTGTAGTAATTGATTCTAAAAACACCCACAATCCTTCACTCCTCCTTGCATCCAAAGCCTTCACATGACTTTGCAGCTCTCCTACCAAGAGGTGGAGTCTACCTCCCTTCCTATTGAATCTGGACTAACCtggtgacttgctttggccaaaagTATATGGCAGATGTGACACCGTGAGCCTAGGCTTCTGATTGCTCTCCTTTAGCCTGTGACCACCTCAGAACAAGCTGGGCTAGCTCACGGGAGGATGAGAGACACGTGGCCCCATTATCCCTATTGCCTTAGCCAACAGCCAGCCAACctccagacatgtgagtgaggccTTCCTGGACCAGCCAACCTGTCAGTTGACGTCAGATCTGTGAGTGAGTCCAGCTAAGATCTCCATAACTGGCCCAAACCAGAAAAACCACCCAACTGACCCAGAAACTCACATAAataaatcttattattttaagctactaTATTTGGGGAGTAATTTGTTGTGTGGCTATAGCTAACTCTTAGAAGTCCCATGTGAGGCCTCAGAGTGTGGAGTATCTATCTCCAAGTGTAAAATGGGAACCTCCTACTTATTTTTTGGAAAGCATCTGAGTGATATTTTCCTATATGGTGACAGTGAGAGGGATCACTATGGCTCATACACAAAAGCCAAGCAACTGCGGTGGGTGTCAAGTGGGGAGAACAATGGAAGCAAAGCTTGACTCAGAGTGGAAGAATGTAGGACAAAACTAGGACAAACGCAGAGGGAAAGACAAGAGCTATCAATTGTGTGACCAGTTGTAGGTACCCTGGATGATATTCCTGGAAGCCTCTGAAAGAAAGCTGACTTATGCAGATAAACCTTTTAGCAAGTGTTTCTGgaaatatataatctttaaatgtttgctgaaatatAAGCAGTTGATTCAGCACATACTACCGCAAGCACTTCAGCATTCCCCAAATCCTCCCAGGGGTGAAGGGGGgtattttctctgtcttacaGGTGGGAAAACCGAGGaccaaagaagttaagtaacatgGCCACAATGATTGGGCAAGCCGTTTCAATCCAGCTCTGCCTAACATTAAAGCTGTACCTAATGCCTACAGAGCCATCCTCATTGGACATGGTGGAGGCTATATTTGGTGATTTAGAGGTGCTCTCAGGGTCTCAAAGGCTGCACCCGCAAGGGACAGACAGGCATCAGAAGGGATGAGCAAGAGCCATTCGAATGGTCATAGAGAGATGACCGTGATGTGTTAAGAAGGAAAGCaggttatttaaaaagaactattcaaatatttactgagtgcctactatgtgccaggtgcagTGCTAGATGTAGCAGAGAAGAGAGCAGACAAAACTATCTTCCCTCAAAACCTGGCATTTTAATGGGAAAAGgcacaaaaacaaaagttaatgAAATAGTATATATTAATTTGGATGATAAAAAATTGCCTTTTAGAAGGGTCAAAGTGGTTGAATGTAGACAATTTTATATGGTTCAACCTTATATGTTAGTTTAAGGATGAGtgttgtgaaaaaaaataaacaaggaaaggAGGTCAAGagaggtggggagatgggaaattttaaataaggtaGCCAGAGAGGCCTCCCTACAGGGGCAAAGTAAAGTCCTGAAAGAGACGAGGCTGAGAGATGGGAGAAGGCTGGGAAAGACCATTGCAAGCCGAGACAACAGCCAGTGCTAAGGTCCTGAGGTAGGGTGTGCCTGATGAGTTCAGCAGTGGAGTGAGCAAGAAAGAGAGCTGCAGGAAATGAGGCCCAAGACAAAAGGGTGGGGGTCAAGTTGGGTAGGGCCTTGTGGGTCATCAACAGTACTTTGGCTTTTACTCAGATGGAGATGGAAATCAATTGGAAAACCATGTGATTAGATATGCATTTAAGAAGGATCACTCTACTGTGTTTAGAAGAGTGTCGAGAGGAAGGGTGAGAACAGGGAGACTAGTTAGTAGTCTATgcagtaatccaggtgagagacaaGAGTCGGACCAGGAtctattttgaaggtagagccactAGGAGTGAGCGTGGATGGAATATCCTGAGCCCACAGCATTCTCGTATTTAGAAGACACAGGGATAAGGGGGAGCTATGGTAACTGGGATGAAGAAGCTGGAGGAGAGGGGGGcaactgtgtcaaatgctgctgataGGGCAGCTGAGGTGAGGACTGGGAATTGGGGGAAAGAGGGAAACTCTGGTGatgcaggagagagggaagaattgcTGGCCTGTTTCCTTGAGTAGGTGATGGGTGAGATCCAGACCACCGGAGGTAGGACTGGCCTTAGCTAGGAGCACACACACCTCACCCATAGGGCAGGAAGAGCAGGGTACCCTGACTAGGGAAGTGGGCTGTCATGGTCGTGGGAGATTCTGGAATTTCTCTTTGGAaggc is a genomic window containing:
- the BANF2 gene encoding barrier-to-autointegration factor-like protein → MDHMSPRLRAFLSEPIGEKDVVWVDGVSHELAMNLVTKGFNKAYILLGQFLLMHKNEAEFQKWLICCCGATECEAQESSNCLKEWCSCFL